In Caldicellulosiruptor obsidiansis OB47, a single window of DNA contains:
- the hpt gene encoding hypoxanthine phosphoribosyltransferase, giving the protein MTVKDISLKVKEILITEEQIRQKVKELGQKISEDYKDSDDFLMVCILKGGVIFMADLLRQITIPVKIEFMAVSSYGNSTSSSGIVRILKDLDTSIEGKDVLLVEDIVDTGLTLRYITEYLRGRKPRSLKICTMLDKPSRRKVDVEIHYKGFEIPDKFVIGYGLDYAGLYRNLPYIGVLE; this is encoded by the coding sequence ATGACAGTGAAAGACATATCGCTCAAAGTAAAAGAGATTTTAATAACTGAAGAACAGATAAGACAAAAGGTCAAAGAGCTTGGACAAAAAATTTCTGAAGATTATAAAGATAGTGACGATTTTTTGATGGTGTGTATTTTAAAAGGTGGGGTCATTTTCATGGCAGACCTTTTAAGACAGATAACAATTCCTGTTAAGATAGAGTTCATGGCAGTGTCAAGCTATGGAAACTCAACATCTTCATCGGGAATTGTAAGAATTCTTAAAGACCTTGACACAAGCATAGAAGGCAAGGATGTTTTGCTTGTTGAGGACATTGTTGACACAGGTCTGACTTTGAGGTATATAACCGAGTACTTGAGAGGAAGAAAACCAAGGAGTTTAAAAATTTGTACAATGCTTGACAAGCCCAGTAGACGAAAGGTGGATGTAGAGATACATTACAAAGGGTTTGAGATACCAGACAAGTTTGTAATTGGTTATGGGCTTGATTATGCAGGGCTTTACAGGAACCTGCCTTATATAGGCGTTTTGGAATAG
- the ftsH gene encoding ATP-dependent zinc metalloprotease FtsH: MRNLFKTATIYILIALVILLLVDILSGGLSYNQLFSNLSERREVIYSELINDINDGKVSRIVLSYNNVSGQYADGTKFDNVFVPSPDKFLDQIQPAIQAKKIQIVTKEPPQVPWWLSTFLPMLIFAGLMIFVWIFMLQQTQGGGSKIMSFTKSRAKTIQDLKKKVTFADVAGADEEKEELKEVIDFLKNPRKYIELGARIPKGILLVGPPGTGKTLLAKAVAGEAGVPFFSISGSDFVEMFVGVGAARVRDLFDQAKRNSPCVVFIDEIDAVGRHRGAGLGGGHDEREQTLNQLLVEMDGFGTNEGIIVMAATNRPDILDPALLRPGRFDRQIVVNVPDAKAREEILKVHARNKPLGEDVDLSQIAKITAGFTGADLENLLNEAALLAARKGKRQINMEEVQEAVAKVLMGPEKRSRVYTEKEKKLTAYHEAGHAIVRTMIPDSEPVHEVSIIPRGYAGGYTMYLPKEDKFYASKSDMMREIVTLLGGRVAEKLVLEDVSTGAASDIKRATKIARDMVTKYGMSDKLGPMTFGTEQEEVFLGRDLALARNYSEEVAAEIDREIKSIIEEAYKKAEEILKQNIDKLHKVANALLEKEKLTGEEFRKLVFEDAQPQLA; encoded by the coding sequence TTGAGGAACCTATTTAAAACTGCAACAATTTATATTCTGATAGCCCTTGTGATCTTGCTACTTGTAGATATTTTAAGTGGAGGGCTTTCGTACAATCAGCTCTTTTCAAATTTGAGCGAAAGAAGAGAGGTCATTTATTCAGAGCTCATAAACGACATAAACGACGGCAAAGTGTCAAGGATTGTTCTGAGCTATAATAATGTGTCTGGACAGTATGCAGACGGCACCAAGTTTGACAATGTGTTTGTACCTTCTCCAGACAAGTTTTTGGACCAGATACAACCAGCCATCCAGGCAAAGAAGATTCAAATAGTGACAAAAGAACCGCCACAAGTACCATGGTGGCTTTCGACCTTTTTGCCAATGCTTATCTTTGCAGGGCTGATGATTTTTGTATGGATATTCATGCTGCAGCAAACACAGGGTGGCGGCAGCAAAATAATGTCGTTTACAAAATCGCGTGCAAAGACAATCCAGGATCTTAAAAAGAAGGTCACGTTTGCAGACGTTGCAGGTGCAGATGAAGAAAAAGAAGAACTCAAAGAGGTTATTGATTTTCTTAAGAATCCAAGAAAGTATATCGAACTTGGTGCAAGAATCCCGAAAGGGATTTTGCTTGTTGGACCACCTGGAACAGGTAAAACGCTTTTAGCAAAAGCAGTTGCAGGTGAAGCAGGAGTTCCGTTTTTTAGCATTTCTGGTTCTGACTTTGTTGAGATGTTTGTTGGCGTTGGTGCAGCAAGAGTAAGGGACCTTTTTGACCAGGCAAAGAGAAATTCTCCGTGTGTTGTGTTCATAGATGAGATAGATGCAGTTGGCAGACACAGGGGAGCAGGTCTTGGTGGTGGTCATGACGAAAGAGAGCAGACACTCAATCAGCTTCTTGTTGAGATGGACGGGTTTGGAACAAACGAAGGGATAATTGTAATGGCAGCAACCAACAGACCTGACATATTGGACCCTGCACTTTTGCGACCAGGTAGATTTGACAGGCAGATTGTTGTAAATGTTCCTGATGCAAAGGCAAGAGAGGAGATTTTAAAAGTTCATGCACGAAACAAGCCTCTTGGTGAAGATGTTGACCTATCTCAAATAGCAAAGATTACAGCTGGGTTTACTGGTGCTGACCTTGAAAATCTTTTAAATGAGGCTGCCCTTTTGGCAGCAAGGAAGGGTAAAAGACAGATTAACATGGAAGAGGTTCAGGAAGCCGTGGCAAAGGTGTTGATGGGACCTGAAAAAAGAAGCAGAGTTTACACTGAAAAAGAAAAGAAACTTACAGCATACCATGAAGCAGGTCATGCAATTGTTCGTACCATGATTCCAGATTCTGAACCTGTCCATGAGGTTTCCATTATACCAAGAGGGTATGCCGGTGGATACACTATGTATCTTCCAAAAGAAGACAAGTTTTATGCGTCAAAATCTGATATGATGAGAGAAATTGTGACACTTCTTGGTGGAAGGGTTGCAGAAAAGCTTGTTTTGGAAGATGTATCAACAGGTGCAGCATCTGATATAAAAAGAGCAACTAAAATTGCAAGGGACATGGTAACAAAATATGGAATGTCTGATAAGCTTGGCCCAATGACCTTTGGAACAGAGCAAGAAGAGGTGTTTTTGGGAAGGGACCTTGCACTTGCAAGGAACTACTCTGAAGAAGTTGCTGCTGAAATAGACAGGGAGATCAAGAGTATTATTGAAGAAGCCTATAAAAAGGCTGAAGAGATACTAAAACAGAACATTGATAAGCTTCACAAGGTGGCAAACGCACTTTTAGAAAAAGAAAAGCTCACGGGCGAAGAGTTCAGAAAACTTGTTTTTGAAGATGCTCAGCCACAGTTAGCTTAA